In the genome of Streptomyces sp. V2I9, one region contains:
- a CDS encoding ATP-binding protein codes for MNETTQLSYFRAAFYCRERRSIPVVRKFARKALVEWECEQRADDVLLCVTELATNALRHGVPPGRGFKVHIHLERVEGTIRLELHDSGDGEVCAVEVPPGPEDEGGRGLLLVEALADRWGVGERNPGKIVWCEFSIV; via the coding sequence ATGAACGAGACAACCCAACTCTCCTACTTCCGGGCCGCCTTCTACTGCCGTGAGCGCAGGTCGATCCCTGTCGTACGCAAGTTCGCGCGCAAGGCGCTGGTCGAGTGGGAGTGCGAGCAGCGGGCCGACGATGTGCTGCTCTGTGTGACCGAGCTGGCGACCAATGCGCTCCGGCACGGGGTGCCGCCGGGGCGCGGCTTCAAGGTCCACATCCATCTGGAGCGGGTGGAGGGCACCATCCGTCTGGAACTGCACGACAGCGGTGACGGCGAGGTGTGTGCGGTGGAGGTCCCGCCGGGGCCGGAGGACGAGGGCGGGCGCGGGCTGCTGCTGGTCGAGGCGCTGGCGGACCGGTGGGGGGTCGGGGAGCGGAACCCCGGCAAGATCGTGTGGTGCGAGTTCAGCATCGTGTGA
- a CDS encoding NAD(P)/FAD-dependent oxidoreductase, translating to MKRQRYDVVIVGGGAAGLSGALALARARRSVLVIDAGEPRNAPASHVHNYLGRESTPPGELLAIGRAEAAGYGAEIVEGRVASAERLSGDGERGFRVVTEAGRSVEARRLLVTTGLVDELPPVPGLAERWGREVLHCPYCHGHEVADRPIGVLATGPLAVHQALMWRQWSDDVTLFLHRAPALSAAEYEELAARGVAVVDGEVAGLEVADDRFTGVRLASGRVVPREALVVQARFTARSAVLESLGLKPVAQEMAGTVIGTYIPTDPTGATEAPGVWAAGNVTRLTEQVIGAAAAGLMAAGAVNGDLIAEDTRLAVAARRA from the coding sequence ATGAAGCGGCAGCGGTACGACGTGGTGATCGTGGGCGGCGGCGCGGCCGGTCTGAGCGGGGCGCTGGCCCTGGCGCGGGCCCGGCGCTCCGTCCTGGTGATCGACGCGGGTGAACCCCGTAACGCCCCCGCCTCCCACGTGCACAACTACCTGGGCCGCGAGTCCACCCCGCCCGGCGAGCTGCTGGCGATCGGCCGGGCCGAGGCCGCCGGGTACGGGGCGGAGATCGTCGAGGGCCGGGTGGCGTCGGCCGAGCGGCTGTCCGGGGACGGGGAGCGGGGCTTCCGGGTGGTGACGGAGGCCGGTCGGAGCGTCGAGGCGCGGCGGCTGCTGGTCACGACGGGCCTCGTGGACGAGCTGCCACCCGTGCCGGGGTTGGCGGAGCGGTGGGGGCGCGAGGTGCTGCACTGCCCGTACTGCCACGGCCACGAGGTGGCGGACCGCCCGATCGGGGTGCTCGCCACCGGGCCGCTCGCCGTGCACCAGGCACTGATGTGGCGGCAGTGGAGCGACGACGTGACGCTCTTCCTCCACAGGGCCCCCGCGCTCTCGGCCGCAGAGTACGAGGAGCTGGCGGCGCGGGGCGTGGCGGTCGTGGACGGCGAGGTGGCCGGGCTGGAGGTCGCGGACGACCGGTTCACCGGCGTACGGCTGGCGTCCGGGCGGGTGGTCCCGCGCGAGGCGCTGGTTGTGCAGGCCCGGTTCACCGCCCGGTCGGCGGTGCTGGAGTCGCTGGGGCTGAAGCCGGTGGCGCAGGAGATGGCCGGGACGGTGATCGGCACGTACATCCCGACCGACCCGACCGGTGCGACGGAGGCCCCCGGCGTCTGGGCGGCCGGCAACGTCACCCGCCTCACCGAACAGGTGATCGGCGCGGCGGCGGCCGGACTCATGGCGGCGGGCGCGGTCAACGGCGACCTGATCGCCGAGGACACCCGATTGGCGGTGGCGGCACGGCGGGCGTGA
- a CDS encoding GlsB/YeaQ/YmgE family stress response membrane protein, with product MGIIAWILIGLFAGLIAKALMPGKDPGGCIITIIIGIVGGLLGGWLGKVIFGVDSIDGFFSLSTWIAAIVGSVIVLLIYRMIAGRRVR from the coding sequence GTGGGCATCATCGCCTGGATCCTCATCGGCCTGTTCGCGGGGCTCATCGCCAAGGCGCTGATGCCCGGCAAGGACCCCGGGGGCTGCATCATCACGATCATCATCGGCATCGTGGGCGGTCTGCTGGGCGGCTGGCTCGGCAAGGTGATCTTCGGCGTCGACTCGATCGACGGCTTCTTCAGCCTGTCCACGTGGATCGCCGCCATCGTGGGCTCGGTGATCGTCCTGCTCATCTACCGGATGATCGCGGGCCGGCGCGTCCGCTGA
- a CDS encoding catalase, translating into MTDTSRKPTTSDSGAPVESDEHSLTVGPGGPILLQDSYLIEQMAQFNRERIPERQPHAKGSGAFGTFEVTADVSAYTKAALFQPGVTTDLVARFSTVAGERGSPDTWRDPRGFALKFYTSEGNYDMVGNNTPVFFVKDPMKFQHFIRSQKRRADNNLRDHDMQWDFWTLSPESAHQVTWLMGDRGIPRTWRHMNGYTSHTYMWLNAEGKKFWVKYHFKTDQGIETFTQHEADQMAAADTDYHTRDLFEHIRDGDFPSWTLKVQIMPYEDAKDYRFNPFDLTKVWPHGDYPLIEVGRMTLDRNPTDNHAEIEQAAFQPNNLVPGIGPSPDRMLLARLFSYADSHRYRIGGNYQQLPVNAPVVPVHTYSKDGAMAYRKTTDPVYAPNSKGGPAADPALFGPHPSWYADGDIIRAAYVDHAEDDDWGQAGTMVREVLDDAARDRLVDNVVGHLLNGVTEPVLKRAFQYWTNIDATIGKRIEQGVRAKAGEKDPKAAEQANPARSSMQRKA; encoded by the coding sequence ATGACCGACACCTCGCGCAAGCCGACCACCTCCGACTCCGGTGCCCCGGTGGAGAGCGACGAGCATTCACTCACCGTCGGCCCGGGCGGGCCGATCCTGCTCCAGGACTCGTACCTGATCGAGCAGATGGCCCAGTTCAACCGCGAACGCATCCCCGAACGCCAGCCGCATGCCAAGGGAAGCGGGGCGTTCGGGACGTTCGAGGTGACCGCGGACGTGTCCGCGTACACGAAGGCGGCGCTCTTCCAGCCGGGCGTCACGACCGACCTGGTCGCCCGGTTCTCCACCGTGGCGGGGGAGCGGGGCAGCCCGGACACCTGGCGCGACCCGCGCGGCTTCGCGCTGAAGTTCTACACCAGCGAAGGCAACTACGACATGGTGGGCAACAACACCCCCGTGTTCTTCGTGAAGGACCCGATGAAGTTCCAGCACTTCATCCGGTCCCAGAAGCGCCGCGCGGACAACAACCTCCGCGACCACGACATGCAGTGGGACTTCTGGACGCTCTCGCCGGAGTCGGCCCACCAGGTCACCTGGCTGATGGGCGACCGGGGCATCCCGCGCACCTGGCGCCACATGAACGGCTACACCTCGCACACGTACATGTGGCTCAACGCCGAGGGCAAGAAGTTCTGGGTCAAGTACCACTTCAAGACCGACCAGGGCATCGAGACGTTCACGCAGCACGAGGCCGACCAGATGGCCGCCGCGGACACGGATTACCACACGCGGGACCTGTTCGAGCACATCCGGGACGGTGACTTCCCGAGCTGGACGCTGAAGGTCCAGATCATGCCGTACGAGGACGCCAAGGACTACCGGTTCAACCCGTTCGACCTGACCAAGGTGTGGCCGCACGGCGACTACCCGCTGATCGAGGTCGGCCGGATGACGCTGGACCGCAACCCCACGGACAACCACGCCGAGATCGAGCAGGCGGCGTTCCAGCCGAACAACCTGGTCCCCGGCATCGGCCCGAGCCCGGACCGAATGCTGCTGGCGCGGCTGTTCAGCTACGCGGACTCGCACCGCTACCGCATCGGCGGCAACTACCAGCAGCTGCCCGTCAACGCCCCCGTCGTCCCGGTGCACACGTACTCCAAGGACGGGGCAATGGCGTACCGCAAGACCACCGACCCGGTCTACGCCCCGAACTCCAAGGGCGGCCCGGCGGCGGACCCGGCGCTCTTCGGGCCCCATCCGAGCTGGTACGCGGACGGCGACATCATCCGGGCGGCCTACGTGGACCACGCGGAGGACGACGACTGGGGCCAGGCGGGCACGATGGTCCGCGAGGTCCTGGACGACGCGGCGCGCGACCGGCTGGTGGACAACGTGGTCGGCCACCTCCTCAACGGGGTGACCGAGCCGGTCCTCAAGCGGGCGTTCCAGTACTGGACGAACATCGACGCCACGATCGGCAAGCGCATCGAACAGGGCGTCCGCGCGAAGGCCGGCGAGAAGGACCCGAAGGCCGCCGAACAGGCCAACCCGGCGCGCAGCTCCATGCAGCGCAAGGCGTAG
- a CDS encoding DUF6191 domain-containing protein encodes MFGTFDQFFAPGRRHAEEERRRQELTVEDVGDTDPGKGPIDLTRGVVLIRRPPDRPDSAAHG; translated from the coding sequence ATGTTCGGCACCTTCGACCAGTTCTTCGCGCCGGGTCGGCGTCATGCCGAGGAGGAACGCCGTCGCCAGGAACTCACCGTCGAAGACGTCGGCGATACCGACCCTGGGAAGGGCCCGATAGACCTGACCAGAGGCGTCGTCCTGATACGCCGGCCACCGGACCGCCCGGACAGCGCCGCCCACGGCTGA
- a CDS encoding Imm10 family immunity protein has protein sequence MDSWKKEALTMRLAATEVGFFEDYEDEETLEVGISGVEDSGVPRSFSIQRSTYEPDEQEIQSGMDSYNVSTEQGFTVYGCLRSVRLSHMVLTLEFTAEDAEALEISTIVEVNLNEAQVDAENFSRKLREIVDWGSPAKRPDLVGLDV, from the coding sequence ATGGACAGCTGGAAGAAGGAGGCGCTGACAATGAGATTGGCCGCCACAGAGGTTGGGTTCTTCGAGGACTACGAGGACGAAGAGACCCTTGAGGTGGGCATTTCCGGGGTGGAGGATTCCGGCGTCCCGAGATCGTTCTCGATTCAGCGATCCACGTACGAACCAGATGAGCAGGAAATCCAGTCTGGAATGGATTCCTACAACGTCTCCACCGAGCAAGGCTTCACCGTATACGGGTGCCTTCGAAGCGTGCGACTCTCCCATATGGTTCTCACTCTGGAATTCACCGCTGAGGACGCAGAGGCTCTTGAAATCTCGACGATCGTTGAGGTGAACCTCAACGAAGCGCAGGTCGATGCGGAAAACTTCTCTCGGAAACTTCGTGAGATTGTGGACTGGGGCTCTCCTGCGAAGCGGCCGGATTTGGTGGGGTTGGACGTTTAA